A single Mytilus trossulus isolate FHL-02 chromosome 12, PNRI_Mtr1.1.1.hap1, whole genome shotgun sequence DNA region contains:
- the LOC134692586 gene encoding uncharacterized protein LOC134692586, with protein MSDTCKKRQAKLGNIVLKILPKVMQIILKECISPRALHVKYRLKDIRTSLTEKEICVMEKLPNIDEFTIELCYKILRYENLILEPSCKWGVSPNDTDFEIADDIQRILIATNEVICKQFDDVSDNYYEGFQKRVQKILSRVDKFLHQDFCAKLYNTIFQSDINSTKILQDLALFKQIDVTQIVDDESENRERISRMSLAIIDTFPNIFRDIIRSTISPKELYQKCNPHQCSFSADQRNCLRELQSSNSYDSFDISLIYKLLRQFELVSTPSKGWGNVPDKKDIQLSDDVERIRRYRNQLAHRSSTTMTKGEFDNYFDQFCGIGKRIDRNFFQKANYECQIISHQTCRMDIQMQIKYNNSLKELENLRCEIYM; from the exons ATGTCTGACACATGCAAAAAGAGACAAGCAAAACTAGgcaatattgttttgaaaatcttaCCAAAAGTTATGCAAATAATCTTAAAGGAATGTATAAGTCCTAGAGctttacatgtaaaatatcGACTAAAGGACATACGCACATCTCtaacagaaaaagaaatatgCGTCATGGAAAAACTGCCAAATATAGATGAGTTCACAATAGAATTATGCTATAAAATATTACGGTATGAAAATCTAATTTTAGAACCGTCTTGTAAATGGGGAGTATCCCCAAACGATACAGATTTTGAAATCGCCGATGATATTCAACGAATACTTATTGCAACAAATGAAGTTATCTGTAAACAGTTTGATGACGTTTCTGATAATTATTATGAAGGATTTCAGAAGAGAGTGCAAAAGATACTAAGTAGAGTGGATAAATTCCTTCACCAAGATTTTTGCGCTAAATTATACAACACAATTTTCCAGTCTGATATAAATTCAACTAAAATTCTTCAAGATCTTGCACTGTTCAAACAAATTGATG TAACACAGATTGTTGATGATGAGAGCGAGAACAGAGAACGTATTTCAAGGATGTCGCTGGCTATCATTGATACTTTTCCAAATATCTTTCGAGATATCATACGTTCAACTATTTCTCCAAAAGAATTATATCAAAAGTGCAATCCACATCAATGTAGTTTCTCTGCAGACCAAAGAAACTGCTTACGTGAATTACAATCTTCAAATTCCTACGATTCATTCgatatttcattgatttataaattgttgAGACAATTTGAGTTGGTTTCAACCCCTTCAAAAGGATGGGGAAATGTTCCAGACAAAAAAGATATACAATTATCAGATGATGTAGAGCGTATACGTCGCTATAGAAACCAGCTAGCCCATCGCAGCAGTACAACAATGACGAAGGGGGAATTTGATAATTACTTCGATCAGTTTTGTGGTATTGGCAAAAGAATAGATCGCAACTTTTTCCAAAAGGCAAATTATGAGTGCCAGATCATTTCACATCAGACGTGCAGGATGGATATTCAAATGCAGATCAAATATAACAACAGCTTGAAGGAACTGGAGAACTTGAGATGtgagatatacatgtaa
- the LOC134693727 gene encoding uncharacterized protein LOC134693727, with protein sequence MLKSEKIEGRRKVRVQIIFQKESDIGNTIDILNSLKTEINEDLSGIEFIVATRGSIVLNVEIFQEMMETNEILQSTLSLFIGKILKIIQTSSIESIDMVILPVEEYSQ encoded by the exons ATGTTGAAGAGCGAAAAAATAGAAG GAAGACGAAAAGTCCGTGTACAGATCATCTTCCAAAAAGAATCTGATATCGGGAATACTATTGATATTCTAAATTCCCTTAAAACGGAGATTAATGAAGACTTAAGTGGAATTGAATTCATTGTTGCCACACGGGGAAGTATTGTTCTGAATGTAGAAATATTCCAGGAAATGATGGAAACAAATGAGATATTGCAATCCACCTTGTCTTTATTTATTGGGAAAATTTTGAAGATCATTCAGACATCCTCTATTGAGAGCATTGATATGGTTATTTTACCCGTAGAAG AATACTCACAATAG